In the Pygocentrus nattereri isolate fPygNat1 chromosome 19, fPygNat1.pri, whole genome shotgun sequence genome, one interval contains:
- the LOC108424007 gene encoding annexin A2-like, which translates to MEIEVDNIEYNPGKETMWWGTLGTVRPFQPFHPDVDAHQIYVALDNKTVDVMTLIRILINRTNAQRQDIAVAYNDLAQKDLNAALKKGLSGPVQELLLALMMTPAQFDAHRLRHSMEGLGTDEEALLEVLCTRSPDQLRDITVAYKEAYGRYLENDLISETSKDFSKLVLAILKKEELNTPGEIDYQLIDQDVKSLKDAVSGKKPDSAPWIQVLTSRDSDHLNRVISRLEDLKGEPVDKTIQNHFSGDFRLGLRTLVHSIQNTPLYLAQRLQACMKKNAVVRGIMVGRSEEDLLWVRVQFRKLTNVSLYSTIQKEFKGDLQLALLALCRSEDIW; encoded by the exons ATGGAGATCGAAGTGGACAACATAGAGTACAACCCAGGAAAAGAGACC atGTGGTGGGGAACTCTGGGCACTGTGCGGCCATTTCAGCCTTTTCACCCAGATGTGGATGCACATCAGATTTATGTTGCACTGGACAACAAAA CTGTTGATGTGATGACCTTGATCAGGATCCTTATTAACAGGACTAATGCCCAAAGACAGGACATTGCTGTGGCTTACAATGACTTAGCACAGAAG GATCTGAATGCAGCTCTGAAGAAAGGCCTGTCTGGGCCTGTGCAGGAGCTGCTGCTGGCCCTGATGATGACCCCAGCTCAGTTCGATGCCCATCGCCTTCGACACTCCATGGAG GGTCTAGGCACTGATGAGGAAGCTCTGCTGGAGGTGCTGTGCACCAGATCACCTGATCAGCTCAGAGACATCACAGTGGCATACAAGGAGG CGTACGGGCGTTATCTGGAGAACGACCTGATCAGCGAGACCAGCAAAGACTTCAGCAAGCTCGTCCTGGCTATACTCAAG AAGGAGGAGCTGAACACACCCGGAGAGATCGATTACCAACTCATTGATCAAGATgtcaag AGCCTTAAAGATGCTGTCAGTGGAAAGAAACCTGACTCCGCCCCCTGGATCCAAGTGCTGACCTCTCGTGATTCAGACCATCTCAACAGAG TGATCTCTAGGCTAGAGGATCTGAAAGGGGAGCCGGTGgacaaaacaattcaaaacCACTTCTCAGGAGACTTCCGACTTGGCCTGCGCACTTTGG TTCACTCAATCCAGAATACGCCACTTTACTTGGCCCAGCGCTTACAGGCCTGCATGAAG AAAAACGCAGTCGTTCGAGGCATCATGGTGGGACGAAGCGAAGAAGACCTCCTGTGGGTGAGGGTCCAGTTCCGCAAACTGACCAACGTCTCTCTCTACTCAACAATACAG AAAGAATTCAAAGGGGACCTGCAGCTGGCTCTGCTGGCTCTGTGCCGATCGGAGGACATATGGTAG